The Alnus glutinosa chromosome 3, dhAlnGlut1.1, whole genome shotgun sequence nucleotide sequence TATGATTATGCAAATGAAATTAGACAACTCATCAAAATTTGGTGGCACTTTAGTTAATTGGTTGGTCTGCTGAAAATTTAGCACAAATTATTCAATTTCTCTACCATGCATAGTGTATTCACTTTGTGAgctaattttctaatttttcgcTACCCGTTCACAAAGTACAAGCCCCGTCAAGAGGATCAACTTGAATGGCATCACGATTTTGGCCCGGAATGTCAATAAGAAAAAGCCAGAATGTTTTTGTAAACAAATTCGACCTAAGGAGAACAAACATTTTCTATTGTTGAAGGCCAATAGCCCAATCGATGCTCTATTCGAGAGAGTCGGCGATCCAATATAACGAGTATATTAGATAAGTGAACTTTGGCCGTAGTAGCTTAGTGGGCTGGACTTAGTTTACCTTTAGTAATAATGGGCCtgagttatatgtatataaaggCTATTAGCCTAATTGTAGAGGATATCGGtttattgatttgtttactgTGGTAAACTAGAGGTTGAACACCTCGAATGCTCTGGAGACTGAACATCTCGAAGAGTTCATTTCATTTTGTAATAACCAAGAGAGTCGACGTCCAATCCTATTTGAACCCTGAGTGGATCAGTACTCATTCTATGCTATGACATAAGGGCTAGTGGCCAACTATTATTTCActatgaaattgtggagcatgaAGGGGATGGAACCCAAACCAGATCcaggcaaaaaaaaaaccccatttAGCGACGTTTCTCTAAATGGGGGAAAAACGCCAAGAATCACTTCTTCCATCCTATAATTTTTCATTGCTTCTTTCATTTTACTGTAATTCTTGCTTCTTCCACAAGGTTTCTCTGCTCTAAGCACATATAATATGATCATGCATgcaatttcaacaaataaagcTTTTGGTGAATTTCACCAAGTACTTCTTGTTTCTTCTTCAAATACTTCCACCTTTAAAAAGTTGTTCCAATTTCAAAATCATTGCCAAGTTACTGCTATTGGACTTCTTACTGTGTATAACTCAGACATCCAAATCAAAGACCCAAAAGAAAACTTGGCAGAAATTTTTGTTCCACCCAATGCAGTAAACCTCACACTGTAACTTAACTTCTCACccaatttttcaaaagttaaaCTCCTTGGCTCAACGATCACTGATACTCCAACTGGTTCATCCACTTTCACCACATATGTACTTGTTGGGGTCCCAACATTCGTCACTGTCCTCTTGTATGCCACATTTTCTGGGGCATTTTTATCCAAAATCACAGCAAAAGAAGGGTAGTTCAAGTTGCCAGCAGGCTCAACAACTGCTTTGTGAGGACAAGTGAAATTCCCCCTTGACAACAAAGCTATCTGAGAAGAGTTGTAATTCAGGCTGCACAAGTAATTAAGGTAGTCCTCGGGTGTGATGTCGTAGATTAGCCCTGGATCAGAAGCACTTTGTGGATCAACATGGCCTGAACCAAATGCAAAAGGTGTGGCAGGTTCAGAGGTATTAGAACCAACATCTGTCATCGGACCCTGTTTGTTGTCTACTGTGTAAGCTGTTGTCATTAGAGCAGATTTGATTGCTGCAGATGACCAATCTTTGTGTACAGATTTAAGAAGAGCAGCTAAGCCACTAACATGAGGACAAGACATGGAAGTCCCTGAAATTATATTGAAAAGGACACTTGTTTTATCGCCCTCGAGCAGGGATGGACTCGTCTTGGGCGGCCAAGCAGCCAATATGTTTACACCTGTGTTAGAATAGAtgattaatttcattttttcttatcagcttaaattTTCagaataagtagtgatttaacaccTGGTGCAGTCACGTCTGGCTTGATCACATCCGGTCCAACTGAGTTTGGTCCTCGAGAAGAAAATGCTGCCATTGCTGGTGCAGTGTTGCCGTAAACCGTTCCTCTGAACACCACCGACGCTGATGGGGCTTTCGCCGAGCTGACATAGTTCTTGACGGCTTTACCTGCAGAAGCTCCTAAAGAAGTGGCTGGCAAAATGTGAAGGTCAGCAAAAAGCTCCTCACCTTCATCTTCTGTGTTGAGCAATAGCATTCCAGCCCCTCCTGCCCTTTTCACTTGCTCTCCCTTCTGCGTCCGGCCACTTAATCCTCGCTCGCAAACGACGATCTTTCCTTTTACAAGATTTGGCGAGAGGGAACCATCTATACAAAACCTTGCGCCTT carries:
- the LOC133864301 gene encoding subtilisin-like protease SBT1.1; protein product: MMFWTSLFFVAFMATSSIASMGKQTYIIQMDKTKITASEDAKQWYESVFDSMSEEEEEEEEGASPLELLYIYDTTISGFAAQLSTKQLDSLKKLNGFLSAIPDEMLSLHTTHTPQFFGLQPGKGLWAAPSLASDVIIGVVDTGIWPEHVSFKDSGMPRVPSRWKGACEEGTSFSVSNCNKKLIGARAFFKGYEAIAGRINETVDYRSPRDSQGHGTHTSSTAAGNLVRRASLFGQAKGFAAGMRYTSRVAAYKACWQAGCANSDILAAMDRAVGDGVDVLSLSLGGFPRPYYSDIVAIAAFGAIQNGVFVSCSAGNSGPSSSTVGNTAPWIMTVAASYIDRSFPTKVKLGNGKTFEGSSLYSGKRTKELPLAYANTAGGQGARFCIDGSLSPNLVKGKIVVCERGLSGRTQKGEQVKRAGGAGMLLLNTEDEGEELFADLHILPATSLGASAGKAVKNYVSSAKAPSASVVFRGTVYGNTAPAMAAFSSRGPNSVGPDVIKPDVTAPGVNILAAWPPKTSPSLLEGDKTSVLFNIISGTSMSCPHVSGLAALLKSVHKDWSSAAIKSALMTTAYTVDNKQGPMTDVGSNTSEPATPFAFGSGHVDPQSASDPGLIYDITPEDYLNYLCSLNYNSSQIALLSRGNFTCPHKAVVEPAGNLNYPSFAVILDKNAPENVAYKRTVTNVGTPTSTYVVKVDEPVGVSVIVEPRSLTFEKLGEKLSYSVRFTALGGTKISAKFSFGSLIWMSELYTVRSPIAVTWQ